The nucleotide window CGAACGTCGAGTTCCGCCGCGAGGTGGATTCCTGGCTCACCCCGCATCTGGCCGAGTGCACGCTCTGCAGCGGGGGCACGTGCTGCCGGGAGGGGTTCGACCGGCGCGAGGCGGCGCGCCGGAAATTCGAGGAGTGGAAGAGCAAGCACGCCCCTCAATGCGCCGTCTGCGCTGCGAAGCTCTGCGGGATGCCGGATCATGCCTGGAGCGAAACGGAGGCCGCCGCCAAGGAGCGCCATCGCGAGCGGTGCCGCAAGTGCGAGTTCGATCCGGCCCGGTGCGAGGCCTGGCGCAAGGATCTCGAGGAGGCGCGGGCGCGCCACGAGGAGTGGAAGCGCGAGCATGCGGTGCTCTGCGACAAGTGCGGCCCGGAGTGCGACGAATGGCGCCGCGTCGTTCAGCAGGTTCAGGCGCGCGCGGAGGACGCGGTCCGGAAGCACCGGGACCGGTGCGGCGACTGCCGCGCGGCTCCCGGGTCCTGCGAGCGTTCCGGGCAGCTCCGGCAGGAGGCGATCCGCGACCGCCTGGCCGCGTGGAAGAAACACCAGGAAACCTGCCCCGCCTGCGTCCGGGGTCCGAAGCTCCCGGCAAGCCGGTAGGGCCGGGCGCCGCTAGGCGCCCTTGACGGCCGCCGCGATCGCCGCGGCGTCGATCCCGCAGTACCGCAGAAGCTCGTCGGGTTTCCCCGATCGGGGCATCCGCCGCACGGCCAGGATCTTCGGGGCCAGTCCCAGGGCGGCCACCGCCTCGCCCAGTCCGCCCGCCTCTCCGTGGTCCTCGACCGTAATGAGGCGTCCCGTTTCCGCGGCGGCCTTCCGGAGGGCGGTCTCGTCGAGCGGCTTGACGGAGTAGGCGTCGATCACCCGCACCGCGATCCCCTCCTTGGCCAGGAGGTCGTGCGCCTTGAGGGCTTCGAAGACCGTGACCCCGCCGGCGACGATCGTGGCGACGTCCTTGGGGGAGCGCCGCAGCGTCTTGGATCCTCCCACCGGGAACGTCTCGGTGCTCGGGTAGAGGACGGGCGTCTTGGGCCGCGAGAGACGCAGATAGACGATGCCCTCCGTGCGGGCCGCCGCGACGGTAAGGCGCTCGGCCGCCACCGCGTCGGCGGGGTACAGAACGGTCGAGCCGAAGACGGAGCGGAACATCGCCAGATCTTCGAGTCCCATCTGGGAGGGGCCGTCCTCGCCGATCGACACTCCGACATGGGTTCCCGCGAAGACGAGATGGCGGGGACGGGAGTATCCGGCCATGCGGATTTGATCGAAGGCGCGCGTCAGGAAGCAGGCGAAGGTCGAGGCGAAGGGAATCTTGCCTTCCGCCGCCAGGCCGAGCGCCGCGCCGGCCATGTTCTGCTCGGCGATGAAGCATTCGACGAACCGGTCCGGGAAGGCCGCCTTGAACTTTTCCGAGAAGGTGGAGTTCTTGACGTCGGCGTCGAGGGCCACGACCTCGGAGCAGACGCGGCCGAGTTTCACGAGGGCGGTCCCGTAGGCTTCGCGCGTGGCGGCCTCCTGGCCGGGGGCGTAGGACGGGGCGAGCGCCGGATCGTCGGGCGACCATTCGCGGGGGGCCGGGGCGGAGCCGGGAACGGTCCGGGGCGGGACGGGGATGGCGATCCGGGGGTCGCCCACCTCGGCGAGCGCCTTCTGGAGCTCCTCGCCCTTCTTGAGGGGTTTGCCGTGCCAGTTCTCCTTGCCCTCCAGGAACGAGACGCCGCGGCCCTTGAAGGTGCGGGCGAGGATCGCGGTGGGCCGGCCGCGGGTGGCCCGGGCCTTCTCGAAGGCGCGGCGGATCTGCTCGATGTCGTGTCCGTCGATCGTGACGGCGTGCCAGTCGAAGGCCGCGAACTTGGCGGCGTAGGAATCGAGGTTGTGCTGGAGCATCGTGGGGCCGGACTGGCCCAGGGCGTTCACGTCGACGATCGCGCAGAGGGAGTCGAGTTTCTGGTACGCCGCCATCTGGGCGGCCTCCCAGACGGAGCCCTCGGCCATTTCGCCGTCGCCGAGGAGGCAGTAGACGCGGCTGGGAATGCCGTCCATGCGGCGGGCGATCGCGATGCCCACGGCGGCGGAGAGGCCCTGGCCGAGCGATCCGGTGGCCACTTTCACCCAGGGGGAAAGGGGCGTGGGATGTCCCTCGAGCGGGCTGTCGATGCGGCGCAGGGTGTTGAGGTCTTCCTGGATCGCGCCGGCCTCCTTGAGCGCGGCCCACAGGATGGGGGCGGCGTGGCCCTTGGAGAGCACGAAGGCGTCCGCGTGGCGCGCGCGGGGATTCTTCGGATCGAAGCGCATTTCCTCGAAGAAGAGGACCGCCATGAGGTCGGCCATGGACATGCAGGTTGTGGGATGTCCGCTGCCGGCCTCGGCGGTCGAGACGAGGCAATGGCGCCGGAGTTTCTGAGCCATCTGAGCGAGCTGGGCGGCGTCGGGCATATGTTCTCCAGGCTGGTCGTCCGCGCGTATGATAGTCCGGTCGGAGGGGATTGCAAGGGAAACGCGGACCTCGGGGCGCTTTCTTGACAGCCCCCGGAGGCGCCCCTAGCATTACGCGGGTGAGCGACCCCGCCCGACGCGCGCGCGCCACCGCCGGGATTCTGGTCGGACTGCTCCTGGCGGCTCTCGACGGAACGGTCGTGGCGACCGCCCTTCCGCGCATTCTCGACGAGCTTTCCGGATTCGACCTCTACTTCCTGCCGGCCACGGTTTTCATGCTTTGCCAGACGGTTTCGATGCCCCTCTGGGGTCGGTTTTCGGACCTTTACGGGCGGGGGCCGCTGCACCTTCTGGCGGTGGGGATCCTCGTCGCGGCGTCCGTCCTCTGCGGGCTTTCCCGCACGATGGGGGCCCTGGTGGCCTGGCGGTCGGTGCAAGGGCTGGGAGCGGGAGGCCTCATGGCGCTTTCCTTCACCATGATCGCCGACCTTTACGAGCAGGAGGAACGCGCCCGGATGCAGGGGGCGATTTCGAGCGTGTGGGGCGTGGCGGCGCTGTTCGGGCCGCTCGTCGGAGGATGGGTGACGCGGGTGTGGTCCTGGCAGGGCGTTTTTTATCTCAACGTTCCCGTGGGGATCGTGTCGGCCGCGCTGGTGCAGGCCTCCTGGGAGCGCCGGGCGCGGGGGACCGT belongs to Planctomycetota bacterium and includes:
- a CDS encoding transketolase, which codes for MPDAAQLAQMAQKLRRHCLVSTAEAGSGHPTTCMSMADLMAVLFFEEMRFDPKNPRARHADAFVLSKGHAAPILWAALKEAGAIQEDLNTLRRIDSPLEGHPTPLSPWVKVATGSLGQGLSAAVGIAIARRMDGIPSRVYCLLGDGEMAEGSVWEAAQMAAYQKLDSLCAIVDVNALGQSGPTMLQHNLDSYAAKFAAFDWHAVTIDGHDIEQIRRAFEKARATRGRPTAILARTFKGRGVSFLEGKENWHGKPLKKGEELQKALAEVGDPRIAIPVPPRTVPGSAPAPREWSPDDPALAPSYAPGQEAATREAYGTALVKLGRVCSEVVALDADVKNSTFSEKFKAAFPDRFVECFIAEQNMAGAALGLAAEGKIPFASTFACFLTRAFDQIRMAGYSRPRHLVFAGTHVGVSIGEDGPSQMGLEDLAMFRSVFGSTVLYPADAVAAERLTVAAARTEGIVYLRLSRPKTPVLYPSTETFPVGGSKTLRRSPKDVATIVAGGVTVFEALKAHDLLAKEGIAVRVIDAYSVKPLDETALRKAAAETGRLITVEDHGEAGGLGEAVAALGLAPKILAVRRMPRSGKPDELLRYCGIDAAAIAAAVKGA